From Polaribacter butkevichii, a single genomic window includes:
- a CDS encoding AraC family transcriptional regulator codes for MISTKIAKENIVRLNTAITYIENHLSDKLSLEIVAEKAHFSPYHFHRLFKIVVGETVHNFINRKKIEKAASYLLHQKEKSITEISEKIGFSNLSSFSKTFKKYYGMSPNQFKEASPNHFSKISKTESKIGKVTVSFEQYLCNINNALNWFKMNAKTEIKKIPRLDLATISHKGKIEAIGSVYNKLVKWAAPKGLINAQTRMVTIYHDSPKITDPNNLRMSACIVLNDPIEIDGEINLRVLSSTKCIVSRLEITPFQFQQAWESSFAFMVENGYKKSEIDPFEIYYNNAAEHPENKFIVDLCIPVL; via the coding sequence ATGATTTCTACTAAAATTGCAAAAGAAAATATTGTTCGTTTAAACACTGCAATTACCTACATAGAAAATCATTTGTCAGATAAATTATCCTTAGAAATTGTTGCAGAAAAAGCGCATTTTTCTCCTTATCATTTTCATCGTTTATTTAAAATTGTTGTTGGTGAAACGGTTCATAATTTCATCAACAGAAAAAAAATTGAAAAAGCAGCTTCTTATTTATTACATCAGAAAGAAAAAAGCATAACAGAAATATCAGAAAAAATAGGTTTTAGCAATTTATCTTCTTTTTCTAAAACCTTTAAAAAATATTACGGAATGTCTCCTAATCAATTTAAAGAGGCAAGCCCCAATCATTTTAGCAAGATTAGCAAAACAGAAAGCAAGATAGGCAAAGTAACTGTTTCTTTTGAGCAATATCTTTGTAACATCAATAATGCTTTAAACTGGTTCAAAATGAATGCAAAAACAGAGATTAAAAAAATTCCGAGACTAGATTTAGCAACCATTTCTCATAAAGGAAAAATAGAAGCAATTGGTAGTGTCTATAATAAATTAGTTAAATGGGCTGCACCAAAAGGTTTAATTAACGCGCAAACTAGAATGGTAACCATTTATCATGATAGCCCCAAAATTACAGACCCAAATAATTTAAGAATGAGTGCTTGTATTGTTCTAAATGATCCTATTGAAATTGATGGAGAAATAAATTTAAGAGTTCTAAGTTCTACAAAATGTATTGTTTCTCGATTAGAAATTACTCCTTTTCAATTTCAACAAGCTTGGGAATCTTCGTTTGCTTTTATGGTAGAAAATGGTTACAAAAAATCAGAAATTGACCCTTTTGAAATCTATTATAACAACGCTGCAGAACATCCAGAGAACAAATTTATTGTTGATTTGTGTATTCCTGTTTTGTAA
- a CDS encoding NAD(P)/FAD-dependent oxidoreductase, with the protein MNIPQTSFPRVVIIGGGFAGLAAAKGLEEQELQVVLIDKHNYHTFQPLLYQVATGGLEPDSIAFPLRKRFNDVDNFYFRLTEVEKINTENNTIETSIGNLEYDELIIATGSTTNFFGNTNIKKHTMEMKSIPQSLNIRSLILENFEEALLTSNIEERNALMNFVIVGGGPTGVELAGALAEMKKGILPKDYPDLDIRQMQINLIQSSECLLKGMSAKASEKAEDFLIKLGVHVWKNLRVLDYDGKTVTTNGEDHFNAETVIWAAGVKGQMIDGLNTECVIERAARIKVNEFNQVLNHPNVYAIGDVACMTSEKNPYGHPMMAQPAIQQGKLVAKNILAKFFNKEQKAFVYDDKGSMATIGRNKAVVDLPKWKFQGIFAWYVWMFVHLFSLIGFRNKAIVFLNWVYNYIRFDRETRLIIRPYKKKNKFSFKD; encoded by the coding sequence ATGAACATACCACAAACTAGTTTTCCAAGAGTTGTAATTATTGGTGGCGGTTTTGCGGGTTTAGCAGCTGCAAAAGGATTAGAAGAACAAGAATTGCAAGTTGTTTTAATTGACAAACACAACTATCATACATTTCAACCTTTATTATACCAAGTTGCAACAGGTGGTTTAGAGCCAGATTCTATTGCTTTTCCACTAAGAAAACGTTTTAATGATGTTGATAATTTCTATTTTAGATTAACAGAAGTAGAAAAAATAAACACAGAAAACAACACCATTGAAACTTCCATTGGAAACTTAGAGTATGACGAATTAATTATAGCTACAGGTTCTACAACCAACTTTTTTGGTAATACCAATATCAAAAAACATACGATGGAAATGAAATCCATTCCGCAATCTTTAAACATTAGAAGTTTAATTTTAGAAAATTTTGAAGAGGCTTTATTAACTTCTAACATAGAAGAAAGAAATGCCTTAATGAATTTTGTAATTGTAGGTGGCGGACCAACAGGTGTAGAATTAGCTGGTGCCTTAGCAGAAATGAAAAAAGGAATTCTACCAAAAGATTATCCGGATTTAGATATTAGACAAATGCAGATAAACTTAATTCAAAGTTCTGAATGTTTGTTAAAAGGGATGAGCGCAAAAGCTTCTGAAAAAGCAGAAGACTTTTTAATAAAATTAGGCGTTCATGTATGGAAAAACCTGCGTGTTTTAGATTATGACGGAAAAACGGTTACTACAAATGGCGAGGATCATTTTAATGCAGAAACCGTAATTTGGGCAGCAGGAGTTAAAGGGCAAATGATTGATGGTTTAAACACAGAATGTGTTATAGAAAGAGCTGCAAGAATAAAAGTAAATGAGTTTAATCAAGTTTTAAATCACCCTAATGTATATGCTATTGGTGATGTTGCTTGTATGACTTCAGAAAAAAATCCTTATGGACATCCAATGATGGCGCAACCTGCTATTCAACAAGGAAAATTAGTTGCAAAAAATATTTTAGCAAAGTTTTTTAACAAAGAACAAAAGGCATTTGTTTATGATGATAAAGGTTCTATGGCAACTATTGGGCGTAATAAAGCAGTTGTAGATTTGCCTAAATGGAAGTTTCAAGGAATTTTTGCTTGGTATGTTTGGATGTTTGTACATCTTTTTTCTTTAATTGGTTTTAGAAACAAAGCCATTGTTTTTCTAAATTGGGTGTATAATTACATTCGTTTTGATAGAGAAACTCGTTTAATTATTAGACCCTATAAAAAGAAAAATAAGTTTTCTTTTAAAGATTAA